In Cicer arietinum cultivar CDC Frontier isolate Library 1 chromosome 7, Cicar.CDCFrontier_v2.0, whole genome shotgun sequence, the genomic window attttttatatattatcaataaatagGTTGAAAAGAGTGCTTATATTTTGTTACAATTAGATTAGATGTGccaaatttgtttatattttgttacgGCAGGAGTATAGACCTTGTGTATCCCATGAAATGGAAGAAATGATGACCAAAGAATGCATGGACATGGTGTAGATGTGTGGATGGTAGAAAGAATCATTCagataattataaaaatgtacTTTGCATTTTGATGGGAAATTAAGTTCGGAGACAATCGACTCACTAGACACATCCCCTTTGAGCACAACCAATATCAAATCCAACTACCAAACTAGACtaaaaaacaagtaaaatcaaaataaatattatcgcaaataaaaaatatagattatataatttgattttgatcGTTAGTCTTCTTAATTTCATGTCTTCTTTTATCCACAGTGATATCACTCATGATCAGGAATAGATTGGTACAAttgtaaaagaaaatagaaaaagaatgcTTAGACGTTGCAATACATTGGGAGATTGCTCCACCCATCCACCTAAAGGTCCAGGTTTCCTCACTCTCAATCACAAGATAGTGAATACCTCCATTAGGATCCTTTCCTCCCTTTTATTCTTGCTACACCACATTTCCCTTCCTTCCCACATACCTTGCAATATAAGCAAGGTTGTTAAaaccaaattccctcatctATCCCTTGTTCTCTTTTACCTAACCAAAACCAATCTTTTTATTGCCCTTTTATATTGTTTGGCACCCACCGTTACTAAAGGTTTTTTACTTTAGTAATATTAGTGTGCCAAACAATATccaacccaaaaaaaaaacaattacgAACTAAAGGAACAACATTAgtataattcatatatattttcatgAATAGATATCTAACAACTTAGTGCTCAGGTTAAAAAATTCACCTTCAACACTTCCTAGATGGAATTTCTATATTATGCTAAGTTGAAGATCATTTCTTTTAGTAGAATGGGCTAGGTTTTGAGGGAAGGTGGAGATTCAGTAAATAATTTAGCATCAAGTTCTGTTTGGTACTCACATCATCGCGATCCACCAAGTCAGCCAAGCGGCCTCCATTAGCCCATATTTGATCTATCACGCCAAGTACACTTTTGTTTACCCTCCATTTTGTATCACCAAGGGTATTAAGGGCCTAAAACAATTCCGGAATTAATTTCAAGAAGTATTAAGTATTAATCTGGAACCATGAACTCAGATGCAAATGCacaaacactaaaaaaaattccaacCTCAAATACTGGTTTAAGTTGATTCTTGGGAGCCCTTTTTACAGCTTCACGTTGCTGCTTTGCTCCATGTATTCTCATTACATATGATGGCAAAAACAAGTATGCCCCTTTGTCATCCCTACCATAAAATTGCAATATTTATgagaaaattaacaattataaacaaaacgGCATAACTTAGTCACAGCTCATATGTAGAATTTGTATCTGTATCTCAATATGATCCGATGAAAAATTAAACTTAGTAAACATAAGAACAACAAAGTATGGAGATGCTTGAACATGTTTTTATGATTGAAACATTGTTATCAAAGTTTCAGGCATTCTACAAGTCAATAAAACTAAGCTaacatataaaaattcaaagttctaacataaattaaaaaagaaaatatatgtatAACATGTCATACCCTGTCCAGTTAGTAGGTGGAACCAACATTGGCATGTAGGGGATAACCATGTGCCTGGCCTGTTAATGTAACACATTTCCATGTTACCGTCAGTCTCATGAATATAGGCATAAGAAAGCAAAAGTTTTACTAGAATGTATtgatcaacaacaacaataacaacacgCCTTGAAGTATAAAACCATAAAATTTGTCAAATAACATACTAAAGGAAACGTGATCATGAATTCAAGTACAACAAAAAATCCTTAGACAATAGTAGGTAGGTCACTTACAGTCTTTTCAAGGCCCTTTTGTATCAGAGGGTCACATTCAATAACGCCATATCTTTTACTTCCATTGCTAATCAAGTAAAGAGCATTCATTATTcaataaagtaaaaaatgtttaaatttaCAGATAATGATTCGGAGCGAGTACTATCAATCTCACTTTGAATCGGCAGAAACTGTTTTGAGGGTATGCTTGAACGCAGGGTAAATATCTGGTGGACTGTCTCCAAATTGATTGGCAGGTGGTTGTAAGTAAGCAGTTTCTATTAACAGTTGTACCAAACGAGAGCCGACCTGGAAAATATGCAGTAACTATATAGtaacacacaaaaaataaaacttccttGTTCATTGGTACAATACAAATATTACAAACCTTCACTTGGGCTTCCTGTCCCCAAGGCTTCCCTTCGTCCCTTCCACGAACTATCCCCATAGCTTGTTGCGTCTTCTGCTTTTTTATTAAACTAGCAACTTTTCTCCTAAGTCTTGTCTGctcttttttaaatttctctttctcttcagCTGTCATTTCGTCGATTTTTACAGGTGCAAGAACAGATTCACCAGCAGACTTGCCAGTGGTTGTTTTCTTCCCCTTTGTCTTCTCCATAAATCGGTATATCTTACCCTGATCCACATATAAGGGTAGAGTTTCAGTTAATGATTACTTGAATATTGTAAATTCATGCTAATAGCATCAAATTTGAACAATAAAAACCTTGAATTGACCATATAATTTACTCAACATAAATCAGTTTGACCAAGCTAAGATTATTAGTAGGATTGACATTGACATGAACACCGGACACGATACTGATACATTGAcaccaataataatttgaaaaatggaAGTAATTTCCTGTAACTACATGTGTCGGTGACGGACACAAACATTTGTTCCATACGGACACCGGCACATACTTGACACCAGATACACCTTCAATCCGAAGTGTCAGTGCTACATAGATTAGAATCCATAACAGTCAGCTTAATTAGATGGTATATTATCTGTTTCAATCAGAAGAAACGGCTTCAGAGTTCAGCCAATCATGTGAGCAGTAAATACCCATTTTACTACCAGACTAAAGCAAATGACCAaggaaatatataatataaaagcataataaaactattatattGAACACAAAAGCATAGAATAGAGGGTGCATAATTGAATTCAGGCAACTGATTCATTTCTCGTTGTTCAATTCATATTTGCATGTTACTATACAAGATAAAGGCCttgtttggataaacatttaaattaaatgcaTGTGTTGTTTTCGCTTTTCACAAGTGCTTATCATATAAATGCTTACTCATAAAGCTATTTccataacaaaagataaaataaagtcaaattattttcattatagcTATAAGCTGTTTTCATAAGCTGAAAATACCCTATGGAAATATCATAAACAATTTTCTTAAGCTCCCCCAAACAGAGTCGCACATTCTTATATACAAAAATACTCAAACTATACCTCGTGTTCAATGGCTTCACCTATTTGACAAGCAGCTTGGATAACTCTAGCACTACCAACACCATTACTATTAGTCATCAACAACCCCATCAACTTATGCATAGTGATAACAGCCATCATATCAGGCGGCAACTCATTGAAATAAGGAGAATGACTCGCCCTATGCCTATAATCTTTACAAAGCTCTTGATCATCAGCAATTGCATTCTTTAAAGGCTCAAACCAACCAAGAAACAATGATTTCATATAAGGCAAATTAGGTGCAAGTTTCTGCTCACGCATATCCTCCAACAATTCCTGATACTCTCTTGCTGCTTCTTCCCAAGCCTCAGTCTCAATCTTTATCTGTCTCCTTTTAAGCATTTTATACTTGTAACTAGCCATGCCTCCTCCACTATTGTTCTTTTGGTTCTCTAATTCaggctttttcttttcctcttttaccatttcttcTAACAGTTTCTGAACTTCTTCACAACCTGAATGATCATCTTCTGTATCGGATGATTCAATAGCTTCAGCAACACTACCGTAACCTCTAAAGTGAGCCACTGAAGTTGAAGAAAACGTAAAAGGGTCTTCAGAAAACGAAAGATTGGATCGACCCAATTTGTTTTCCGAATTAAAGATACTAACTTGACTGAAACCAAAAAACGGGTGCCTTGAATTAATTATCCTTGTTTGGGGCAAGATTTTCTCGGGAAAATTGGAGTGCTGAGAAAATCTcagtgaagaagaagaagaagaagaaattgaGTAGGATAGGTTGAACTTCTTAGAGGAAGCTCGCTTGACTATGTTAGTCCACATATTTTGTTGGTGATAGAAACGAGGAATGGAAAATTGTTCAGTAGTGGATGAGAGGTGTTTGGGGCATGAGAGAAAATGTAGAGATTTTCCCGAGAAAATTAGAGAGTAAGGAAGATCGGAATGATGGGGAAGGGTTAGTAGTAAGTGAAGTAGCAGCCGCCTTGAAAGTTAAAACCCTTCATAAACCTATTATGCTGCCTCTTGTCTTGCTTTCGATTCTCTTCTGACCCGAATTTCGTTGTCGGATTTTTCCTACTTAAACCATCTAACTCATGCAATATGTAAAATTACCCTCTCCTTCTTACTAgggtattattatatttaaacggatataaagtaaaatagtaaaatgatttaaaaaattgaaaattgtactaaattgaaaaaatattagttttttttgtttattaaaaaaatattatttcattcaaattgataaaatttacatCGACCGAGAATAATATACTTTAAAGTcgctaaaattaaaaaagatgaacttgcaaataaattaacaacattcAAGTTCATAGTATAAAACGACAAAATGTCTACAAATGTGACAAAATCTAtgtatatgataaaattaaaatgacagGAATAGTCATGTCTTCAAAGTTGCAGCATTGATGACGTCAAAATTATTGATTGCATATTTGATTGAAAATTGATTTGTTGATCTAAATTAAATGAACACCGCAACAAGACAGAAAATCAAAATGTTGCACTAAGACGACGGACAAAACAACGTCGAACTTGGACAACAAAATCACaatcaaaacaagaaaaaaatgaaattatttgaataaaagtaaagaaaaaacgAGTGAAATGGGTGATTTCAGACCAATAATCGCCTTGAATCACCCCCTACAATAAAGAGAGAACAAAAAAGACCTAAAGAAAAACGATTGTGCAACACTAGATTTATTACTAGTTAGATACATCTGTGTATGCACCGGTAAGgttattgattttaatgtaatgataaaattaatgttgATGTTTAAGCGATTGTTTGTTTTGCaagcaaaataaattaaacataatagtcaatgaaaattttaataactACTAAAAAACAAACATTCATAATTAAGTTTGAAACTTGAATACAACAAACATTAACATGAAACTAAAGGttgacataaaaaaataaataaataataacacaaTCAAAATAAACTTGTAAACATTTGGTCCTCATTCTTCCCGACCTCACCCAAAGATCATGAATGTCATAGAATACAAAATCGAATTTATTTCCAAAATGGATATGATTTTCAACTTATAAGTCCTtcttgaagtaacaatgtcaattataaagAAGGGGagttgaattataattgtcccTTTTTGAAAATTCTTGTTAAAAACTAAAGTATTTAACTGATCAAGATTGATTTTTGTtacaaacgaagaacgttcttggttagtggaaagaaaataacaatattaatttatcaatataaaattgattgtaagacaaaaagtaaatagagataagaaaagagatatcacacaatgatatatcatggttcacccaacACGGGTTACGTTCAGTTTTCACAAttatgagattttccactaagtgctcaaagcaataacattcttggttttcGCACAGCTTTCATAGATTAATCTTGATATATTACAAAgttctacctttctacctagaaaggatttccacaGGTTACCTTACATTATTTTCAGAAAGCATTTTACAAGTTATCTTTTAattcataaaaggatttttacacgctactcaagctatgtcaacaatatagccttgagttacaaagtaatgatttttgaGATTGTTAGAATCCGAGtatactcaactcttgtttgagaatagattctagATCTTAGAACTCAGTAAGTACTGATAATAATATCACACTAAGGACATAACTGAAACTTAGAATGATTGAGAAGTtcgagtatgattgaatgagtgATGTTTTGCTTGACACTTTGAGTTCTGATTTGTTCTTCATCGTGAAACTTTATTTATAGGCTCCAGGAGAGTTTATGACAGTTCATTTAGTCGTTGGAAATGATCAAATTGTCATGAGTAAGTGAATGGATAAGATCAACCATaaaacaagaatgttcttgctgaAAACAGGAATGTTCTTgtgaaccaagaacgttcttcaaaTTTGTTATGTTCTGATATTGACAGTTGTCTGAAGTGATCCCATGCCTTGAATCACGTGTGTAGGTCTGTTTGAAACTACAACAACAATGTCCTTTCCAGCCTGTCAGTTTGTACTTGCACTTGcttaacttggagaatgatcttgttttatgtattttgtgaaGCAAAGTGTTTTGCCTTTGAATTCTAAATTAATTCTtacttagattgatccttgtaTATTTATGATGAAGATATGAAATGGATTACACTTCATAGATCTAATCTTTTATATAGAAATttgatcattcttgtttatcGCATATGTGGaaaatttctttgtttttcagaAATCTATCAAGAACGTTTTTCGTTTCACTGATTTtgctttctttattttaataagatCGGCTTTGTaatgtttgatacctatcttgttttaacacactcaaatgcacatgttaaatatcaaaatacttagaatcataattagaagtcttaattaaccttttgtttaattatcattaaaatattaatttgagattttgtatCAACACTTTCAACTTCTGACGATTGTAGTTAATGTGAAAGAAAAATCTTGAAATTGGAATCTACATTTTTATGATTGCTTGAGTTTATCCTCAGAGATAAAGTTTGAAGTTCCAAATTacgtaaaaaaaattgcaaattcaTACGAAAGAGTCCGcaatataataaaagaaaatgttaaaaaaaataataaccatCAGAAATTCACACATATTTACTAGATCATTCAAATTCGAGATATGATGTCCAACTTGATAATATCAACATTCAGTTGTGTTAgaatttaaaaactcaaaataaaatgtctaaGGTCTATATTGATAGATTTTAATTAGAGcgtaaatttaattgttatatacTTCAACtatcaatataagaaaataaaatactatcAAAAAACTAATATTATCCTTCTCAATTTTAACAAATGCAAGAATATGaaagataaaattaacaatttcatTCTTTAggtaaaatagtttttattacaaaaaagtGTATgatctattattattttttttaagaaaaagagGTGGTTTTTAGAagttgagaaaataaatagtacgtagaatttaaaaattgagaaatagccatttccttaaaaaaaaatgcaaatggacatatttcttaaaaaaaaatgcaaatgacgtatttctaaaaaaaatggagatagtaataaaaaaaatcaacatcatcctttttatttttaattattgcaaAGAATATAAAAGGTTTGTGGTTGTGGATGTagaggtttgtgtttgtttcattgtttGTGGTTCTTATAAGAGGAACTATGTagttttagagaaaaggagtaGAAGAAAGTACTTGGTCGGTCGGGTACCCATTGCCATCACCCGTTACCCGACCCGACCCACCCGCGCCCCTTCTTTCCTTAATATGTATTCATACTTGTTTTTCAATTCCAACATTAGTTTACCTCAGTGCCTATCTACTTGAGTTTATCTTTTCCTATGTAAATTTATTACCTGTATTCTATTTGTAACAAACCAATGATAAAAAGGAACACAAAAATCTAAACCACAATTGAAACATCTAAGTTATCATCTTAGAacaacataaacataaaaagtTATTCTTTCACTTCATATTCCTTCTTATTCTACTGCATGTGTCGCTTCCAAGTTTCAACATAAGAAGTAGAAGCATAAATGACATATACATGGTAAGAAATGCAAATACATTCAAGAAAACAAGGAAATTAAGTGATTTGTTTTAAAACTGCATTGTTTCCAACAAAGTTgaatgatatttaatattttttttaatgttattttgggaATACTG contains:
- the LOC101492707 gene encoding DNA-directed RNA polymerase 1B, mitochondrial-like, coding for MWTNIVKRASSKKFNLSYSISSSSSSSLRFSQHSNFPEKILPQTRIINSRHPFFGFSQVSIFNSENKLGRSNLSFSEDPFTFSSTSVAHFRGYGSVAEAIESSDTEDDHSGCEEVQKLLEEMVKEEKKKPELENQKNNSGGGMASYKYKMLKRRQIKIETEAWEEAAREYQELLEDMREQKLAPNLPYMKSLFLGWFEPLKNAIADDQELCKDYRHRASHSPYFNELPPDMMAVITMHKLMGLLMTNSNGVGSARVIQAACQIGEAIEHEGKIYRFMEKTKGKKTTTGKSAGESVLAPVKIDEMTAEEKEKFKKEQTRLRRKVASLIKKQKTQQAMGIVRGRDEGKPWGQEAQVKVGSRLVQLLIETAYLQPPANQFGDSPPDIYPAFKHTLKTVSADSNNGSKRYGVIECDPLIQKGLEKTARHMVIPYMPMLVPPTNWTGDDKGAYLFLPSYVMRIHGAKQQREAVKRAPKNQLKPVFEALNTLGDTKWRVNKSVLGVIDQIWANGGRLADLVDRDDTPLPEEPDTEDEAEIRKWKWKVKSVKKENSERHSQRCDIELKLAVARKMKEEEGFYYPHNLDFRGRAYPMHPYLNHLGSDLCRGILEFAEGRPLGKSGMQWLKIHLANLYGGGVDKLCYDGRIAFTEDHLDDIFDSADRPLEGKRWWLQAEDPFQCLAACINLSEALRSDTPETTLSHMPVHQDGSCNGLQHYAALGRDKLGAAAVNLVGGDQPADVYSGIAARVLEIMKSDALKDPKTNPHALHARRLISQVDRKLVKQTVMTSVYGVTYIGARDQIKRRLKERCAIEDDSELFAASCYAAKTTLTALEEMFEAARSIMSWLGDCAKVIASTNQAVRWVTPLGLPVVQPYREIGRHLIKTSLQVLTLQRETDKVMVKRQRTAFPPNFVHSLDGSHMMMTAVACKKAGMSFAGVHDSYWTHACDVDEMNRILREKFVELYEAPILENLLEDFEKTFPTLKFPPLPERGDFDLRQVLESPYFFN